Part of the Niallia alba genome is shown below.
TAAAGAATTATAATTGAAAAAATCAGTTATTATCTTTGACTAGAATGTGTATTGATAATAGCTGATTTTTTCTTTTCCTAAAGTTCATTGACAAGTTCTTATATTTCCTTTTTAATATTGTTAATATTAAAAAAATTAAATGGTGTTAGGGGATGGAGATCGTTGAGCAAACCGATAATAGGGATAACGGGTGCATACATTTTTAAAAATAAATTTATGGAAGGTACCTATGTTCATCATGACTATCAAAATACAATTGCGGCAAATGGTGGATTACCGATTATCCTTCCATTTGTGGAGGAGGCATTGTCTATCGAAATGGTGGATCTTTGTGATGCGGTTCTTTTAAGCGGTGGAGAAGATGTTGATCCCATCTTGTTCGGAGAAGATCCGCATCGAAACATTGGAGATACAATTCTTTTGCGAGATCAAGTAGAGTTACAAATAATTAAAAGAGCGATGGAAACGAATAAACCGATACTAGCAATTTGTAGAGGAATTCAAATTTTAAATGTTGCTTTAGGAGGAACACTTATTCAGGATATCCCCTCTCAATTACCTGATAGTATTAAACATACCCAGTCTGTGAGCAGAAGCTTGGATTCCCATTTTGTATCAATTAAAGAGAACAGTAAATTAGCAGCAATTATTGGAGAGGGAAAAACAAGAGTAAATAGTCTTCATCATCAAGCAATTGATAGTTTAGCTGAAGATTTAGAAGTCGTTGCAACTAGCAGTGATGGTATTATTGAAGCGGTAGAACATAAAAATTATCCTCATTTTTTATTGGGAATTCAATGGCATCCTGAATCTATGGCCTCTACTAATGAAAAAATGAATCGAATTTTTGCCGAATTTATAAAAAGTATAAAGTGAAACTTCCATCAGTGGGGGTTTTTTCCTTCCTCTCCCACTGATGGTTAGTTGAACCAATCGGACCTTTACGGACAGTTGACCTCCCACCTATCTTCCTCGTATACTCATAAGCTTGAGGGGGGAGTCTTACTGTCCGTTAAGAGTGGGATAAAATAGGAAAATCTAACAGGATACATTAATAAGGGCTTAATAATAGAAGCTTTTTAACCATATAAGATAAAGAAATAAGTGAAAACAGAAAAAGATGAAAAAAAAGTTAGTATTAACTCCTAAAATCAGCTAAAATAATATGGTAAGACAATTTTTTAGGAGGTATAACAATGAGCGAAAAAACTTTTACTGTAATTGATGAAACTGGTATTCATGCTAGACCAGCAACATTATTAGTAAGCACTGCTAGCAAATTCAAATCTGATATGCAAATTTCTTTCAAAGGAAAATCAGTGAACTTAAAGTCTATTATGGGCGTAATGTCACTAGGTGTACCTAAAGGTGGAGAAATTACTATTTCTGCAACTGGTGAAGATGAAGTAGAAGCAGTTGACGGTGTAGAAGCTGTCCTTAAAAAAGAAGGATTAGTTGGTTAATCTTTGTTTATGACCCTCTTAAATGGGGGTCACTCTCATTAATATTTTTTTGCACTGTAATTAAAGCGGTTACATAAACAGAGATA
Proteins encoded:
- a CDS encoding gamma-glutamyl-gamma-aminobutyrate hydrolase family protein; translation: MSKPIIGITGAYIFKNKFMEGTYVHHDYQNTIAANGGLPIILPFVEEALSIEMVDLCDAVLLSGGEDVDPILFGEDPHRNIGDTILLRDQVELQIIKRAMETNKPILAICRGIQILNVALGGTLIQDIPSQLPDSIKHTQSVSRSLDSHFVSIKENSKLAAIIGEGKTRVNSLHHQAIDSLAEDLEVVATSSDGIIEAVEHKNYPHFLLGIQWHPESMASTNEKMNRIFAEFIKSIK
- a CDS encoding phosphocarrier protein HPr, translated to MSEKTFTVIDETGIHARPATLLVSTASKFKSDMQISFKGKSVNLKSIMGVMSLGVPKGGEITISATGEDEVEAVDGVEAVLKKEGLVG